One region of Paralichthys olivaceus isolate ysfri-2021 chromosome 12, ASM2471397v2, whole genome shotgun sequence genomic DNA includes:
- the cldn23l gene encoding claudin-23 produces the protein MMQTPASMVMGIVFSPLGLVLVFTAAITPQWREGQARLGMTGPGSLLRPGVKGHGMGVKSAESLLLLRSDGLWESCLQVEHSELKQCWPVAGPYQRDPRVRLAQGLILTSLFLCGTGIVLACIGVRCWTDLPLRGVAATGGLLVVMAGLLSLTALGVYTHNLGRLGLAAPSPGLNHHKSPHLSLHPAGSLYFGWLGSCLQVLGGGALLFSFKQPRCLPCPSCPEVPVCPACRSFPDITNKADTDVYEVTC, from the coding sequence ATGATGCAAACCCCAGCCTCCATGGTGATGGGGATCGTATTCTCCCCTCTGGGACTGGTCCTTGTCTTCACCGCTGCCATCACCCCCCAGTGGAGAGAGGGACAGGCGCGTCTGGGAATGACAGGGCCGGGGTCACTTCTTCGACCTGGCGTCAAAGGTCACGGGATGGGGGTCAAGTCAGCGGAGTCTCTGCTCTTGCTGCGCTCTGATGGATTGTGGGAGAGCTGCTTGCAGGTGGAGCACTCTGAGCTGAAGCAGTGCTGGCCTGTGGCGGGTCCGTACCAGAGGGACCCCCGGGTTCGCCTGGCGCAAGGTCTGATCCTGACCTCCTTGTTCCTCTGCGGCACTGGTATTGTCCTGGCTTGCATCGGGGTCCGGTGCTGGACAGATCTGCCTCTGAGGGGCGTCGCAGCCACAGGGGGGCTCCTGGTGGTGATGGCCGGCCTGCTGAGCCTGACTGCCCTGGGGGTGTACACACACAACCTTGGAAGGCTGGGGCTGGCGGCTCCGAGCCCAGGGCTCAATCACCACAAGTCCCCCCACCTCAGCCTGCATCCTGCTGGCTCGCTTTACTTTGGGTGGCTGGGGTCGTGTTTGCAGGTGCTGGGGGGTGGCGCTCTGCTGTTCAGCTTCAAACAACCAAGATGTCTGCCCTGCCCATCTTGCCCTGAGGTGCCCGTGTGCCCAGCGTGCCGCTCATTTCCAGACATCACCAACAAGGCAGACACAGATGTATACGAAGTCACCTGTTAG
- the cnksr1 gene encoding connector enhancer of kinase suppressor of ras 1 isoform X2, which yields MDSTVYDKEKDIISVCRQLVEVCDQILNSSAETLLTHTAQLESIDLVTVSPGDQLGIEITSTGSSNHYVTGTAAEPSNDDVFVRILAGDEVIQVNNQIVVGWSRANLVKKLQENPSGVTLLLKKIPGSVRHKDQVPQVTLAQKEEEEGDERSGEEEEDEEQEEENPRHSIFERVAASVRSLSFRKAIHGPEVQQPRMGQEESELSFDKEVEGSVTLTSSQNQLGALSPLSLPGDFEGLEISRLSPRLRRDRSPSPRSPSPLTFRAFRSSSPQEANQDTVSISSCPEMVGRTGSKDSKISTKGMTTTMSRRRVSCRELDRPDCDGWLWKKRKESSVFIAQKWQRFWFVLTGPSLYWYTSQQDEKAEGLVNISSYNIESAGEHKRKYVFKMCHQRFHNFFFAADNVTDMSKWINCLITSIQKYKKLSKGPDNEEECYSETESESERSPSPRRRNKKGQSHTLPRPKGKTTKVPLTSLTTGGSKGAGVPEDEMGKMLNNIKEGGVSLIGHEQPFTHDHFRKSFIRRNKNPVINEKAHTLRALQSTLKAKEAELQQINKVLEDSTLTASKFRQWKHQNEELVQEIEKLTTLRSSKSGNDAAVQHVPAEEVALETVDMETAATETRGAYRLSLSEGEQLVDAEASDVLLEIPPDSPSTDTSSVLELSLGSLQDSINQQLSELVESGEAAENYFYI from the exons GATTCCACTGTCTATGACAAGGAGAAGGACATCATCTCTGTA TGCCGTCAGTTAGTGGAGGTGTGCGATCAGATCCTGAACTCCAGCGCTGAGACGCTTCTTACCCACACTGCTCAGCTCGAGAGCATTGACCTCGTGACTGTGTCACCTGGTGATCAGCTG gggATTGAGATAACGTCCACCGGCTCCAGTAACCACTACGTGACCGGCACCGCTGCTGAG CCTTCGAATGATGATGTCTTCGTGAGGATCTTGGCTGGTGATGAAGTGATTCAAGTCAACAACCAGATAGTA GTGGGCTGGAGCAGAGCAAACCTTgtgaagaagctgcaggagaatcCCAGTGGAGTGACTTTGCTTCTGAAGAAGATCCCCGGCTCAGTGAGACACAAAGACCAGGTCCCACAAGTCACCCTCGCACAG aaagaggaagaggagggagacgagaggtccggggaggaggaggaggacgaggaacaggaggaggagaatccAAGGCACTCCATATTTGAGAGGGTCGCAGCTTCGGTCAGGTCCCTGTCTTTTAG GAAAGCCATTCACGGGCCAGAGGTACAGCAGCCGCGTATGGGACAGGAGGAATCAGAGTTGTCCTTTGATAAGGAGGTTGAAGGTAGTGTGACACTCACTTCCAGTCAAAACCAGCTGGGGGCGTTGTCACCACTGTCATTGCCCG GGGACTTTGAGGGATTGGAAATTTCACGGCTCTCACCGAGACTCAGAAGAGACCGGTCGCCGTCACCCAGAAGTCCTTCGCCCCTGACTTTCAGGGCGTTCAGAAGTTCTTCACCTCAGGAAGCCAATCAGGACACAGTGAGCATCAGTTCCTGTCCTGAGATGGTGGGCCGCACG GGGAGTAAAGACAGCAAGATCTCTACAAAAG GAATGACGACGACGATGAGTCGGCGCCGCGTGTCCTGCCGCGAGCTGGATCGACCCGACTGCGATGGCTGGCTGtggaagaaaaggaaggagagcAGCGTCTTCATCGCCCAGAAGTGGCAGCGCTTCTGGTTTGTCCTCACGGGGCCTTCACTCTACTGGTACACCAGCCAACAG gATGAGAAGGCAGAGGGTCTGGTAAATATATCCAGCTACAACATCGAGAGCGCCGGAGAACACAAGAGAAAATA cgTGTTCAAAATGTGCCACCAGAGGTTTCACAACTTCTTCTTCGCTGCCGACAATGTCACCGACATGAGCAA GTGGATAAACTGTCTGATTACATCCATACAGAAATACAAGAAGCTTAGTAAAGGCCCCGATAATGAAGAGG AATGTTACAGTGAGACTGAATCAGAGAGCGAGAGATCTCCTTCACCCCGCAGGAGAAACAAG AAGGGGCAGTCCCACACTCTACCTCGCCCCAAGGGGAAGACGACCAAGGTGCCATTAACAAGTCTTACAACAGGGGGCAGCAAAGGAGCAG GCGTCCCAGAGGATGAGATGGGCAAGATGTTAAACAACATAAAGGAGGGAGGAGTTTCTCTGATTGGACACGAGCAGCCGTTCACACACGACCACTTCAGGAAGTCGTTCATTCGACGCAACAAGAACCCCGTCATTAATGAGAAGGCTCACACGCTGCGGGCCTTGCAGAGCACTCTGAAG GCAAAAGAAGCGGAGCTGCAGCAGATCAACAAGGTCCTGGAGGACTCCACTCTGACGGCCTCAAAGTTCCGTCAATGGAAGCATCAAAACGAAGAACTAGTTCAAGAAATCGAGAAACTGACCACGCTCCGTTCCTCCAAAAGCGGGAACGACGCGGCGGTGCAGCACGTGCCCGCTGAGGAGGTTGCCTTGGAAACTGTCGACATGGAAACGGCCGCCACAGAGACGAGAGGCGCATATAGACTGAGCCTGAGCGAAGGAGAGCAGCTAGTGGACGCAGAGGCGTCTGATGTCCTCCTGGAGATCCCACCAGATTCTCCGAGCACAGATACCAGTTCAGTGTTAGAACTCTCCCTGGGGTCGCTGCAGGATTCGATAAACCAGCAGCTGAGCGAGCTGGTGGAGAGCGGAGAGGCTGCCGAGAACTACTTCTACATTTAA